AAGAAGGCCCCATAGttgctgaatatatattccatagaaatgattttttattttactttgaatttattttggccttttatttcggattattaatatgctagctttataccgtttttacctcattatgatACAATTTACAAACTCATAAGGTATATGCTGGtagatattgttatatttacaaatgcatctttgtaaatgatataaaaaagtCTAACCGTCGCTACATCCATCGGCGCTCTCCCTTGTTGTTACTTTGTAAAATACTTCATACACTTCCGGTTTGCGGTAGAGAAATTGCACGTCACAGTAACGAAAGGTCAAGGACACGATATCTATTTGTTTCGTCCCATCTTCACGCCTCAAAAGGTTGAATGTCGGCTTCACCGATTCTagtaaacaataacataatttCAAAAGATGCTCAAAGTAAACAATCattgaaattcaataaaattatcaaGTAATGTGATAAGTATAAATTTTACTGATCGAACTGGGGGAAAACTACAAATATTAACTTAAAGGATTTACactgtataaaaaaaattgtcgtTTATTTTACAGCTGTCGGAAAAACATTTGGGGTTACTAGTGGATGGACCGAAATTACCGAAAGGGGTGTCCAAATTCCGCTGTGACGTCTCCTCCAGatctatatctatataacgAAACTGGCAGTCCTCAAACACCATCCCACCGCTGTCACCATTGTGAGTGATGAAGGATACAGCAAACATCCAGTCACGGTAGCTAGACTGGGTGAGATTGACCCATGTCTCTGTAACGACTCCTGATAACTCCTCCCACGACAAATCGCTCTGAAATTAGTAtggatatcatatatatatatatcaaaagtgttattgttttttgcatttttatcagGGCTTTTCCTATCTCCATTACTCACATCGATATTATTTGCGAATATTTTATAGAATATTACATCAAAGTACAGAGTTTCTTAGTTTGTCTTCGCTACATTTTGCAGTCacaacatactgcagtctcccaaaacacgcatgcACTTCAAATACTCAACACgccgcatacacgggaggctgTTCTTAAATTATCCTGGCTGTTAATCGAATGTTAACTTAATTACCAAACAACACCAATGATTTAGTCTCATTGACTAGTACTTTATGTCACTTATTTCGTTACTGCAGTTATTCCATTTCCTGGAGGCAATATCGCTGTTTCTCATACTCCGTCGTATGACGGATTTGGTAAGTCCAAGTTGATTCATTCTAAGAATGGTTTTACATTACCATCATATGTACTAGTATAAAGGGAAAAATGAAGCCCATTCGGTTTCAAGAGAAACAATCAAAAACCTGATAGATAGTCAACATCGAAATTCTGCTGAGAAATGCTTTCCACTTATTTGCGATACATGGTCACGTTAGCTCTTCCCACTTCTTAACATTTACGTTGTAACTTTGTATGTTACATCTTATCTTACATTGGTGCTTTGATATAATATGAAGTGTGACCCGTGAAAATAGCAGCACAAAAGGAACTAGATGCcccaaaataatattttcatgtttcatCAACAATAtccatttaataaattattctTTTCTATTCATAATTTTACACGGGCATGGGCCGTTGCTTACACTGTCTCAAGTAAAGATTCTAGATTCCCGGTCTTAGATAAATCCAAGAAGGAAGGAATGAGCTATAGAATGCAATACATAATGAATGAgtacataatataataaaatgcgAATAGATTATAGTATGAATGAATCACAGAATTAATGTATCACAAATATTCAATCAATGAGTGGTATTAAGGAGGAGTGACTGAATGATTTGAATGCAAGAAAGTATATCGCTATGTGAATGTTAAATTACAGTCCTCTCGCAAGAGGAAAATTCTGCAAGGTTGCTAGATCAAGGCTCCCAACCCTGGCAATCatctatatgtataaatgtttgggaaataaaatatttgttgcgCCTGATGATAATTAGTTTTGTTACTACTTTGGTATTCGTTATATTTCTAGCATACATTGCTGACCTTACAGATGTGAAGCTCCGTGTTTCCTCTACACCAAAATACAGTAACTCCAGTGATGTGTGGTTTAAACTCTTCTTCCATCATCCAGGATACCTTTACTGTTGTGTCACCAAACCCTTCTGCTATGACTTCTGTAGCGTACGGTAATTCTGTAACAttattaccatatatatatacatgtttataaaacatgaaattaattttgtctACGGCAATAAAAGGCGAGTTCTTGTGAATTTTCATAACGACAACAGAAGATTTTATGTTGTTAGTTTGTGTGCATGATCGAACCACACACTTTCCTATTCGTCCAGGAATTATGATAATCCCTTGAGGTGTATCTTACCATAGACTTGGTTTAGAGGTGGAATATGTATGTCTGTTTGCTTCTGTGAGCATGATATCCCTTCCATACACGCCTGAATGACTACACTATAAGGCCCAGTTCCCCAGCAATCGTTTTCGTTGAGCGAGAGCGTTGTTAAAGGACGAGAAATCAACTGTTGCTTTGTTTCTCCCGAAGTGGACACTGTGTAATATAGGTCAGATAGAGGTCCATTCTGTCTCCTCGTCGACAGGGGCTACTCAGGCGCGGTAAGAAGTATGAATATACATGACATATTTAATCATAGATTATGAATATCTATGAATATTTATTGAAAAGTAGAATATGAATTTGCATAGAATACTACTATGCATCAAAAATCTAGAAACACAGTCATGAGcatatatgaaattttattaaaggtaaaataaaaatgtgtatgaaaatattaacatgtttggaattattttaaaacgtaaaactaaaaataaaatagaaatctGGTAATTAAAAAAGCAACTCATTAAAAACTTAATTGGTGTTACTAGGCAAAATATGGAATAGAAgaaatatgtattgttataagcaTTACTATTGAGATCGTTTGAATAGAACTTCtgcatttttatcacatttccATAACAGATAGAAAAGGTAATAGAAACGAGGCGCGCACGATTTGTATTGTTCACTGTATGGTTTATCCATCCATTCCAGGATGCATTATACAGTATTGTCGAGCTATATACAAGCAGTTAAACTGTTCATGTCATACCAATATGATTCTCGAGTGACATAGAAATGCATAAGGACTGACAAGAGAATATATATAAGGAACCAACTGTACCTTGGTATAGATTTGTAAGGCACATCCTTCGCCTGTACTGTTGAGGAAACGTCCCGGCAGAAAATACCCGCCAACTGTATAACGCGGGGCCGCACTTGGTGCTGTGAAGTACACAACATTATGTTCAAAGGTGAGCAGATGACTTTCCTAAATCAGGACTAAGAGAGTCCAATATGAAAAGCGCTTTCCATGATATTTACATGAACTAATTGAAGTTATCATAACTCAAGTATTACAGTTCGAATTTTACCTTCAATGatacatattatcattattattattattcgtTTAATAAATATGTTGTCGGCAGCCAATGAAGGACAACTTTACATTACAGGATAAGagaatatacattataattgcAAGTTAATGAAATCGGATGCTGCAAACAAGACTTGAACATTTCcgaatgaattaattgtttataatcATCATCGCTACAACTAAACTATACCGTCTTTATTGGTAGTGAAAGAGAGGCTCTCTGTCGGACTCCACTTCCTGTCGTCTGTCACCATTTGGCTTCTGGCGCGGATAGTTACGTTATAGCGTGTGTATGGGACTAGACCACGTAACTCTGTTGCCATTATGAACTTGTTACTGTATAAAATCTGTAGAAAGCAATACATATTTCAAACCAAtgtcattgtgtatatattaaaAGTAATATTTCGATGAGGGACCGATTTTGTAACGTTCAAATACATATCGAAAAAAACTCACAAAGATTCCAAAAGCTTTGGTGAATCTGAGTAGGATTCTGAAGAGAAGCAGCACATAATCgattttatcctgcaaccagcATCGGTTTTGTCAGAATACACCAACCACATATGTTTGCTGTATTCGACACTGACGAAAAACAgtttattttagaatttcagCACGTGCGCCGATTAAACTGGCCAACTTTTAAGGCGAAACACCGTTTGATGCAACAGTGTTGACACTCTCAGCTTAAATGTGTGTGTATTTTGAATTAATGGTGCAGGATAGAAATATACATAATAGGATTCTGAAAATATTCGCTGTATTTTGGGCTCGGGTTTCAAAGAAAAACAGTTCATTGTCGAAGGCTCGCCACTTTTGTATTTCTTGAGGCTGGCCACCTTTGTCTTTCTTAACCCTCGCAAAAATACAGCTTGTATTTGAGCATGTATTCTCTATTTCACCATTCTTATCAAATAGATTGGAAGTGTATCTTTTTTTATTGAGAGATATCGAGCCATACCGCTTCTGGAATGGCCTTCCATCTTGACGAATAATTGATGACGAAGTCGATGACGAATGTCCTTGGAAGGAGGTCGTCCGGTAATTTCCAGGACAGCGATGCCGCTCTGCTGGTAATGTTGGATACTTCAAACTTGTACAGCTTTGATATTTTTactgtagaaaaaaaaaaccagccTCCCACAGTACATGTCACATACTGTAAAGGAACTTATTTTCGTGTACAATAAAATTTCAAGTGTTCCGCGAATTATCAAAAATCGAGAAAATAAATCGACtcgaaaatatttcaaatacagatcAAGAAGAACTAAATAGGTTTCAATCGTGAAATTACGTCGTCGTTAAAATGTCATTATGCgcgaaaacgcgaaattaaatctgGTTTACAGAACGCCTTTCTTGCATGTATTTGAAAGCAAAGACGAGTTGTAGTGAATATTTTCTGATTTTTCAATATTCACAATGGCTAATACATGATCTCATGAAGGTTGTACCATTGCTATACATAATAACCCAGTCAAAGTTACGCTTGTGATCTCGGCCCAAATGTTGAGTTTCCTCAAGGCGGTGTCTTATGACAATCGTTATTCTTGTCAGTATATTGCACATCAATTAACTcgatattttaaaacaaatccaTATCTTATGCAAAAATAAAGGACCTTTAAGTTGATTCGGTATGAATTTGTGAAACCTCCCATGTGAGAATTTAAACAATAACCTCGCCACCGATCCCCCTCCCAAAAACAAAGGTATACCATTGATAGCTTTATAAGTTACCATATATAGACAGCGTATCATTACTTCTAGGTACATGGTTTTAAATTATGTTCATCAGTCGGTCTATACTGACCAATCGTGGAGGTATTATCAATGGTACGGACGACCTGGTTAGTCCCGAGTATGTTCCTCACTCGCACTCTGATTCGATAACTGTCCAGCAAGCTGAAGGTTCTAAGGAAATCCAACCCAAAGCTATCCGAGTAAGCTGGAGATTTCCAGTAACAGGAACGGTACTGGACATCATATTGGGGACATTGCTGCCACTCTGTGGATCTGTAGGAATGTAACAGGTTAGTTAACACTGTATGATGATTAAATGACATTTACGTCGTTTGACCACCTCGACGTTGCTTGACTAGACGATGAATAAACACACCAACGAAGCACACACTTAAAGCATTACCAACAGATATAGAGGTGTAATTCATTATGTAACAGTACAGGGGCTATGGGACATACAACGATGCACCCAAGACTTTTATCATAAAGTTTCATTCTAATATTGAGCCACGAAACTCATATACACTAAAATGCGGTTATATCAAATTTCGAGTCCGGCCTATTTTCAAACCCGtcttatttttaattgattctgTAAGACATAGAAGGCTTACTTATGACACGGATTACTTTCGAAAGCTGTCAATACCAAAGAATGTTGAGAGAAGTCTTTGTTGACCACAGATCCAAGACATACATTAAAGTGTGGCCTATTTTCaggatacattgtacatttgaCTGCAAGAAATCCTTGGCTTACTTCCAAGACCGGCCTATTTTCGATTTTGGcttataattttgatttagGGTAGTGGACAATTGGTCTCTGGGTTAGTTTTACCTTCTTAAAAGGAAAGTTTATCAACTCACCCATCTGTCTGAAAGTCTACCGTGACATTGTATCCAAGTCTAGACTGTGCATCCCTGTCTGATAAAGTCACGGTGCAGTTCATATCAAGATGATCTGATGAGAAACAGTATATATCTTTCGGAGGTGATGGCCGATCTACAATACAAATTGTTCTTTGTGAGCCGTGATCAAAGGtaaatttatattgaatatcactaaaaaatatacaaaaactaCATGTGTATTTATTTCCTAATCTTATTCTGTGTAGTTGCTAATATTGGAGGGGTAGGGGTTAATTAATTTGGTTAAATTCGCGGATTAACcctaaatcgcgaaatttaaaaCCTTGCAAAGTAATTCAGAAATTATGGGTTTATATAACACATCCTATCAAGTAAATGACGCGTTCAAATGTAACATTCGTGAAAATAAACCAACTCGAAAAATTCTAAATAGTAAACCACGAAATTTTACACCCGTAAAAATTAACAACTATATAGTAAGTTTGAATATAGTAAAATCTCACTCACATCCAACCTGTAGAAAACTGATGGATTCGGAGTCAGGAGGAAAACTGCACACGTACGTCCCACTGTCGGCAGACTGGACACTTGGAATCAGTATCCGAATGGAGGACGAGTTGACTGGCTGCGACGTTAAGAtgaaactatttcgtcccttgCGATGTTCTATCACAAGATTTTGTGACGAGTTGTCCGTGGTGTCTCCTTTGTATGTACATACCATCTCGAACTCGTCGCCGATAGCTCGGTACAATGTTCCAGAGGGAtctataaaaagaaaatgatgCATGGAGAGCTACTGGGaaaaaaatttgcaaaattGTAAGGAATGTTTTAGCTCGTTCCAGGACCAATTTTATTAACAGTCCTTAACTTCATAGGAACATATTactgaagttaaaaaaaataagttaaagTGCCTTCCATACCATCTGTAATGCTTTACTTTGGAGAATCTGAATTCCTCAAAGTTAAGAAATACCCGTGCAACATGGCTCAGGTGTGATAAACATCATCTTGTTATAGAAGCTGTAAGATGACAATGTATCGATAGGCCCGAGAGATTATGAATAAATTGTCTTTGGGATTTCAATAAATATGTTGTCGAAGATGAACTAAATTGTTTGATGCGAGTGCCCATACTTCAGTAAACTTGTATGATACTATGAGCTCACCGACATCTATCTGATTTTGGTAATTTGAAGCATTACAGAGTTATATAGGAGCATTTTTGGGAGGTTATGTTGCGACCACATGCTTGGTTGCACAAACACACCAATTTGGTGTAAACCACAGTCAAGTGCCATTatttccctatatatatataatttattttctcatttttttcattaagtcGCCTTGGCTTCATTAGTTGACATAGTCATGAGATGTTCCATACCGACCATAAATTGTCTGTTGTTTACtttgacaaaatttcaatattttttttttcatttcacaaaATGAGCTAACAGACAATTATAAAAATGCTGTTATAACCAATGGTTGGTAATTTTCGTTCTGTGAACAAAAGTTCTTCACGTATGacaaaaaagtaaacaaaaaaatgacttattgaagaaaaaaaccaaataagatccatacaatatataatgaaaaacaaCAGTGATGAATAACTTGACTAGGTATTACTGACTGTCATTAATCATACATGATTTATATTAAAGGAATAAGTCATTCTTTTGTATTGAGGAAAGTTTGTAtcatattgtttacaaaaaacgTAATAAATGcttaaatgtatacatgtagctcaTTTCAGGTTTGGTACAGTAATGGGCATCTTGCTATAGAAACTCGAATTATCTTGCATATAAATATAATCGATTTCTCATATCAGAATTAGAGTTTCtataaagtttgttttctacctaactttcattcttatgaagctgaagtgttgacatgcaatgggttttgagctacccattagagccctgacgtgtttatcggaggacccctcagtgtccgaccagttgaaatcagGCTGTTTTTCGATGTTTttttggatacctagtgacatttatattgcaatatatattgtatcatatactgaattaaagaaaaattatctggttgtcgattgagagtattcccaTTGCCACATTTTATACGGTTTGTTAATAATTATACATTCTGAAAATGgatagtgttatatggccggctgAGTTATAGacattgacacagtattacatatatataagagaaaaatgtccatatagagccaaacgcctgtggtatCAACAACATTCTTCTAACCTACTTCACTTCCCTTGCTTCTTTGACATGTTATTGCAGTCGTGTTGTTGTGAAAAGCGATACCGAAAGGCCCCAAAGCGTTTCTTCTACAACAGCAATTCAGATGTACAACATGCGCAGCACAGCCATTCTTACCGCTACACGTAACAATAGCAATACTTCCGATCTGTTGCCTCAATatattcttaaagatgctccaccgccgacagagcataaatgatattcatcatttgaacaataattggtgtttaatcgtgtatatatatgcataattaacacaaaaaaataacataaaataatttatttcgcctttggtgcatgcgcaatcattacttcattctatataagatatagtgccacagaattttttcgggatgcaattaattatttttcatatttttaacttgaagtaaaattagaagctcaaacttttcaatggtggtaatgatgtaaaataagtaatttttgtaactgaagaaaaatacccaatcgtctgctcctgtttttttatattaaaaaaaatactatttgtcagcggtggagcatctttaatacaaTGTTACATACACTGAATCACCACGGGAGAGTATCCGTTATCGTAATCGCTTTTATTCGTGAAATATCCGCCTTTGTTTGTCATAAACTTGCTTTACGATGTTGATATATCCGTTGTTTAAACTTGGAAATTTGTTATTTAAGCCAATTTTGTTGTTGATGACAACGAACGGCCGAAATTTAAGTATGGTCACTTTCCGCCTGCCACGACACACAGCTCTTGATCGAgctaaaaataaacaacagGTAAAATGAATTAATAGATTGCTTCTAGTAGTCCATTTCATTGTTCGCAAAAGTTCACGTAATCGTTgcaaaaattaaattgtattaattataattttaatcCATACTTTCTCTTTCTCGACATGTACCAGGCTTGGGGTGACAAAACTTATACAATTTATACGGGATAtgacaaattgttttatttattataagaatttgtttttcattttttttgtcttatttttgttttaatttatttgataacaaATGAATTCAAAGTATTTCTTTGATGCGACAAAATAAAGGATGTATGTTGcttgtcaaaataaaaataacagttGGACCTGGATTCGAACACTGAACCTTTAGTAGACAACGCCACGCCCGAACCATCTGAGCTACACAGACATGAATATGCAGTCTGGatgatattgaattaaaatatcttatcaatcacgtttttctcatttttcaaCATGAGCGCATCGTAGGGCCACTTCTTTGGTatatggtttattttttttttttttttactacgctGAATAAAATGAGCCACAATACAAGTTGGTCATCTAATACGctctatgtaaaaaaaatgaatttcaatATCCACCAAAAGTCACCAATCGCACGGTGATGCGACTCTGTGGTCATTTGATTAATCATCTACTGCAATTACCAAAGTTCTATTTCCCAAATAG
This portion of the Argopecten irradians isolate NY chromosome 6, Ai_NY, whole genome shotgun sequence genome encodes:
- the LOC138325232 gene encoding uncharacterized protein isoform X1, producing the protein MAGWKAMVALGLIFGLVRTSARDIIMDPSGTLYRAIGDEFEMVCTYKGDTTDNSSQNLVIEHRKGRNSFILTSQPVNSSSIRILIPSVQSADSGTYVCSFPPDSESISFLQVGYRPSPPKDIYCFSSDHLDMNCTVTLSDRDAQSRLGYNVTVDFQTDGSTEWQQCPQYDVQYRSCYWKSPAYSDSFGLDFLRTFSLLDSYRIRVRVRNILGTNQVVRTIDNTSTIVKISKLYKFEVSNITSRAASLSWKLPDDLLPRTFVIDFVINYSSRWKAIPEAILYSNKFIMATELRGLVPYTRYNVTIRARSQMVTDDRKWSPTESLSFTTNKDAPSAAPRYTVGGYFLPGRFLNSTGEGCALQIYTKPLSTRRQNGPLSDLYYTVSTSGETKQQLISRPLTTLSLNENDCWGTGPYSVVIQACMEGISCSQKQTDIHIPPLNQVYELPYATEVIAEGFGDTTVKVSWMMEEEFKPHITGVTVFWCRGNTELHICKSDLSWEELSGVVTETWVNLTQSSYRDWMFAVSFITHNGDSGGMVFEDCQFRYIDIDLEETSQRNLDTPFESVKPTFNLLRREDGTKQIDIVSLTFRYCDVQFLYRKPEVYEVFYKVTTRESADGCSDGAESLNVTATSRVQEIVLPDLDPNSLYSVCMRIHTSVGNSELSDV
- the LOC138325232 gene encoding uncharacterized protein isoform X2 is translated as MVCTYKGDTTDNSSQNLVIEHRKGRNSFILTSQPVNSSSIRILIPSVQSADSGTYVCSFPPDSESISFLQVGYRPSPPKDIYCFSSDHLDMNCTVTLSDRDAQSRLGYNVTVDFQTDGSTEWQQCPQYDVQYRSCYWKSPAYSDSFGLDFLRTFSLLDSYRIRVRVRNILGTNQVVRTIDNTSTIVKISKLYKFEVSNITSRAASLSWKLPDDLLPRTFVIDFVINYSSRWKAIPEAILYSNKFIMATELRGLVPYTRYNVTIRARSQMVTDDRKWSPTESLSFTTNKDAPSAAPRYTVGGYFLPGRFLNSTGEGCALQIYTKPLSTRRQNGPLSDLYYTVSTSGETKQQLISRPLTTLSLNENDCWGTGPYSVVIQACMEGISCSQKQTDIHIPPLNQVYELPYATEVIAEGFGDTTVKVSWMMEEEFKPHITGVTVFWCRGNTELHICKSDLSWEELSGVVTETWVNLTQSSYRDWMFAVSFITHNGDSGGMVFEDCQFRYIDIDLEETSQRNLDTPFESVKPTFNLLRREDGTKQIDIVSLTFRYCDVQFLYRKPEVYEVFYKVTTRESADGCSDGAESLNVTATSRVQEIVLPDLDPNSLYSVCMRIHTSVGNSELSDV